One segment of Candidatus Nitrospira nitrosa DNA contains the following:
- a CDS encoding HEAT repeat domain-containing protein: protein MIKARHHETGQVNPALLVPVVILLITAVWIWKRLTPDQQDYLVDQAVPMVAIGIVMALLLFIPLNTFRRRRARSQERTRLLALFERAPGQEKRLDLAFALLENNNYQIDGLDSAVPALKELFATTLQRALGDKQHRIRGMAASHLGALQDRSVIPLLVKALEDDHAYVRSCAALGLGRLRATEARERLKTAMEHDWDQTVRSRAREALERLRDETSRQQT, encoded by the coding sequence ATGATCAAAGCACGGCATCACGAAACGGGACAAGTCAATCCGGCGCTGCTCGTCCCCGTTGTCATCCTGCTCATCACGGCAGTCTGGATCTGGAAACGGCTCACACCGGACCAGCAAGACTACCTGGTCGATCAAGCCGTGCCGATGGTGGCGATCGGGATCGTGATGGCCCTCCTCCTCTTCATTCCGCTCAACACGTTTCGTCGCCGACGTGCCAGATCGCAGGAACGCACTCGCCTGCTGGCCTTATTTGAACGTGCCCCGGGACAGGAGAAGCGGCTGGATCTGGCTTTTGCCCTGCTGGAAAACAATAATTACCAAATCGATGGATTGGATTCAGCGGTTCCCGCGCTGAAGGAACTCTTTGCCACCACCTTACAGCGTGCCCTAGGCGACAAGCAGCATCGCATCAGAGGCATGGCAGCCAGTCACCTTGGCGCGTTACAAGATCGGTCCGTGATCCCGCTGCTCGTGAAGGCACTAGAGGATGACCATGCCTACGTGCGCTCCTGCGCGGCCTTGGGGCTCGGACGACTCCGCGCGACCGAAGCCCGCGAACGGTTGAAGACAGCCATGGAACACGATTGGGACCAAACTGTCAGGAGCCGTGCCAGAGAAGCACTGGAACGGCTGCGTGACGAGACATCACGCCAACAGACCTGA
- a CDS encoding MBL fold metallo-hydrolase gives MRLTILGSGTNVHPTRAAAGYLVRTDQSLILDFGPRTLMNLIKSGVNRHKITHILFSHFHADHFSDFITFFFDAVIYAKYGGGHRPGMTLIGPKGTIRLLRTIMQSFPSFSSAPFTVTFKEVSTKPFSIGSTRITPKLMDHVPDLTAVGYRIEYRGKSVVYSGDTQYCDAVISLCKDADLAVLDCSFPANRPGAAHLHAGQCGQVAKEAGVGQLVLSHFYPIADRYDVKAQAGEEYHGKIWKGKDLLTIKL, from the coding sequence ATGCGCTTGACGATTCTTGGTTCTGGAACCAACGTCCATCCTACGCGTGCCGCAGCCGGGTATCTGGTGCGCACGGATCAATCACTCATTCTTGATTTCGGCCCGCGCACGTTGATGAATCTGATCAAATCCGGGGTGAACCGGCACAAGATCACCCACATCTTGTTCTCCCATTTTCACGCCGACCACTTCTCCGACTTCATCACTTTCTTTTTCGACGCGGTCATCTATGCCAAATATGGAGGTGGGCATCGGCCTGGGATGACCCTGATCGGTCCTAAGGGCACGATCCGACTCTTACGGACGATCATGCAGAGCTTTCCCAGCTTTTCATCGGCACCCTTCACCGTCACTTTCAAGGAAGTCTCTACGAAACCCTTCTCGATCGGGAGCACTCGCATCACTCCCAAACTCATGGACCATGTGCCGGATCTCACGGCGGTCGGGTATCGAATCGAATACCGTGGGAAATCAGTCGTCTATTCGGGAGATACGCAGTACTGTGATGCCGTGATCTCACTCTGTAAAGATGCCGATCTTGCCGTGCTCGATTGCTCGTTCCCAGCTAATCGCCCAGGGGCCGCTCATCTGCACGCCGGACAGTGCGGACAGGTGGCGAAGGAGGCCGGAGTGGGGCAACTCGTCCTCTCGCATTTTTACCCGATTGCGGACCGCTACGATGTCAAAGCTCAGGCCGGTGAGGAGTACCACGGCAAGATTTGGAAGGGAAAGGATCTCCTCACGATTAAGCTTTAG
- a CDS encoding ATP-binding protein — MNDRVSVWLDSLGLAHYHEAFAQHAITWDVLPELTDEDLTSLGVLLGHRKKLRRAIAELVQQGDSGHATAQPTPTASPFPPPVSGRELAERRQLTVMFCDLVGSTALASRLDPEEVQPIIRQFLETCSHAVSRFHGYIAKYMGDGLLVYFGYPQAHEHDAERAIHAGLAVLDLVKTLSRDGAQGQDLAVRIGIATGQVLVGELIGTDTAQERSVFGETPNLAARLQSLAAPNHVIIDATTRSLVGNEFACADCGAVALKGFDQPIQAWQVVGRHVSASRFESYRSGRQTHFIGRESELALLLTRWREAVEGEGRVVLLSGEAGIGKSKLVWRLGEQLRDARHYIITLQCSPHHTKTALYPVINHLRRVIGVTGEDRPATQWQKLETFAATSGLHDPLTVTLLGNLLSIPVGDQRAPVMLSPDKRKELMLEALLQLLQSRAVQCPTLCIVEDVHWIDPTSMELLTRAIGAIQRIPALLVITARPDFNSTWSELNQVMALTLSRLSRRQSAELLVSTAGGKALPLEVEQMILAKTEGVPLYVEELTDSVIKSRLLIEEPQAFRLKAPLKDFTIPDSLQALLTERIDRLGLAKEIAQIGAALGREFGYELIRELVDVAERELEDGLQTLCASGLMVQEGEIPLAKYVFRHALIQDAAYGILPKAARRTLHLRIAQTLESKFIERTAREPELLAHHYEQAGMIGPAIKYSALAARRAEERSANVEAILYFDKALDLLAQMPLAPERKASELDLLLGRGRTIITSKGYASDEVKHNFLRAKELSQENPDSVQHFVTMSSLWSFHLVRGPLLTARDMADDLFAWAQRHPDPEVLVRAHSNVGLTASFLGKLVEARNHLRTVITQHDSPKMPYSLEVGITARTILAKTSWILGEVDEVEVLAQEAIEMARKLAHPFTLAFTLTAASWVYATLRDAARTFSLAEEATVVSRKGSFEVLLAWATSCQGWAMFEMGNEDGLVRLLKGIAAAREAKASLSHTQALAMLADVYVRKQQIDEGVRVIEEALALVHAQGEACWHAELLRLKGELLLAQSDCLIAQAEQCFMKAMEIAQIQHALMLELRAATSLAKLLKKQNQRDLARRTLSSVYSRFGQHGANPDLTDARALLGSLS; from the coding sequence ATGAATGATCGCGTCTCAGTCTGGCTCGACAGTCTCGGTCTTGCGCACTATCACGAGGCGTTTGCGCAGCACGCCATCACCTGGGACGTCTTGCCCGAACTGACCGACGAGGATTTGACGTCGTTAGGGGTGCTGCTTGGCCATCGCAAGAAGCTCCGGCGCGCCATCGCAGAACTGGTCCAACAGGGAGACAGCGGTCATGCGACGGCTCAACCCACTCCAACCGCTTCTCCATTTCCTCCGCCTGTGTCTGGTCGAGAGTTAGCCGAACGGCGCCAATTGACCGTCATGTTTTGTGACCTCGTGGGGTCCACGGCCTTGGCCAGTCGATTGGACCCCGAAGAGGTTCAACCGATCATCCGGCAGTTTTTGGAAACCTGTAGCCACGCGGTCAGTCGATTTCATGGCTATATCGCGAAATACATGGGGGATGGCCTGTTGGTCTATTTTGGCTACCCGCAGGCCCATGAGCACGATGCGGAGCGGGCGATCCATGCCGGACTGGCCGTACTGGATCTGGTGAAGACCCTTTCCCGTGATGGGGCGCAGGGGCAGGACCTTGCGGTTCGCATCGGGATTGCGACCGGTCAGGTGCTCGTGGGGGAGCTGATCGGCACCGACACGGCTCAGGAACGATCGGTGTTCGGGGAAACGCCCAATCTCGCCGCACGGCTTCAGTCGCTGGCAGCGCCCAATCACGTGATCATTGACGCAACCACGAGAAGTCTCGTCGGCAACGAGTTTGCGTGTGCGGACTGCGGTGCCGTCGCGCTCAAAGGATTCGACCAGCCGATTCAGGCCTGGCAGGTCGTTGGGAGGCATGTCTCGGCCAGTCGATTCGAATCCTATCGCTCAGGTCGGCAAACCCATTTTATCGGTCGAGAAAGCGAACTCGCGCTGTTGCTTACTCGCTGGCGCGAGGCCGTCGAGGGGGAAGGGCGGGTAGTGTTATTGTCCGGCGAGGCCGGCATTGGAAAGTCCAAGCTGGTCTGGCGTCTCGGTGAGCAGCTGAGGGACGCGCGTCATTACATCATCACCTTGCAATGCTCACCGCACCATACCAAGACCGCGCTCTATCCCGTGATCAATCATCTTCGACGGGTCATCGGCGTCACCGGCGAGGATCGTCCCGCCACGCAGTGGCAGAAACTCGAGACCTTCGCCGCCACCAGCGGCCTGCATGACCCCCTTACGGTGACACTCCTTGGGAATCTTCTCTCCATTCCTGTCGGCGACCAGCGCGCTCCGGTCATGCTCTCGCCCGACAAGCGCAAAGAGCTGATGCTGGAGGCGCTCCTGCAACTCTTGCAGAGCCGGGCGGTGCAGTGCCCGACCTTGTGTATCGTGGAGGATGTCCATTGGATTGACCCGACGAGCATGGAGTTGCTGACACGCGCCATCGGCGCTATTCAGCGGATACCGGCCTTGCTGGTGATCACCGCTCGCCCGGACTTCAACTCCACGTGGTCCGAGTTAAATCAGGTGATGGCCCTGACACTTAGTCGGCTCTCCCGTCGACAGAGCGCCGAGCTCCTTGTCTCTACGGCAGGCGGAAAAGCGCTTCCGCTCGAAGTCGAGCAGATGATTCTCGCCAAGACCGAGGGCGTTCCGCTCTATGTCGAAGAACTCACGGACAGTGTGATCAAGTCACGACTGCTGATCGAGGAGCCGCAGGCCTTCCGGTTGAAGGCCCCACTCAAAGACTTCACCATCCCGGACTCGCTGCAGGCCCTGCTGACGGAACGGATCGACCGACTCGGTCTGGCCAAAGAGATCGCCCAAATCGGCGCCGCGCTTGGGCGGGAGTTTGGATATGAACTGATCCGGGAACTGGTCGATGTCGCTGAACGGGAGTTAGAGGATGGCCTCCAGACGCTCTGTGCCTCGGGGCTTATGGTGCAGGAGGGGGAGATTCCGCTTGCCAAGTACGTGTTTCGGCATGCATTGATCCAGGATGCGGCCTACGGCATCCTGCCCAAGGCCGCTCGGCGCACGCTCCATCTACGTATTGCGCAAACGCTTGAGAGCAAATTTATAGAGCGGACGGCGAGAGAGCCGGAGTTGCTGGCGCATCACTACGAACAGGCTGGCATGATTGGTCCGGCCATCAAGTATTCCGCGCTTGCGGCTCGACGGGCTGAGGAACGGTCGGCTAATGTCGAGGCGATTCTCTACTTTGATAAAGCGTTGGACCTCCTGGCGCAGATGCCGCTTGCTCCCGAGCGAAAAGCATCGGAATTGGACCTCCTTCTCGGGCGTGGCCGCACCATAATTACGTCTAAAGGCTATGCGTCGGATGAGGTGAAACACAATTTTCTCAGAGCGAAGGAGTTGTCACAGGAGAATCCTGACTCGGTGCAACACTTCGTCACCATGTCGTCCTTATGGAGCTTTCATCTTGTCAGGGGGCCACTCCTCACCGCGCGCGATATGGCCGACGATCTCTTTGCGTGGGCTCAGCGCCACCCAGATCCGGAAGTGCTCGTTCGGGCTCATTCCAATGTCGGGTTGACCGCATCTTTCCTCGGCAAACTCGTTGAGGCAAGGAATCATTTGCGCACGGTCATCACTCAACATGATTCACCAAAAATGCCCTACTCTCTGGAGGTCGGCATCACGGCACGAACGATCCTGGCAAAGACATCGTGGATCCTGGGCGAGGTCGATGAGGTTGAAGTGCTGGCGCAAGAGGCCATCGAGATGGCGAGGAAATTGGCACACCCCTTCACCCTGGCGTTTACTCTCACGGCTGCGTCCTGGGTCTATGCAACCCTGCGTGACGCAGCTCGAACATTCAGCTTGGCTGAGGAAGCCACTGTGGTTTCCAGGAAGGGCTCGTTTGAAGTCCTTTTGGCCTGGGCGACATCGTGTCAGGGATGGGCCATGTTCGAGATGGGAAACGAGGACGGTCTGGTGAGGCTCCTCAAGGGAATTGCCGCCGCACGTGAAGCCAAGGCATCACTGAGCCATACGCAGGCATTGGCGATGCTTGCCGACGTGTATGTGCGGAAACAGCAGATCGACGAGGGAGTAAGGGTGATTGAAGAAGCCCTCGCACTGGTTCACGCTCAAGGGGAAGCCTGTTGGCACGCGGAACTCCTTCGGCTGAAAGGTGAGCTCCTTCTTGCCCAATCAGACTGCCTGATCGCTCAAGCGGAACAGTGTTTTATGAAGGCCATGGAGATTGCTCAGATCCAACATGCACTGATGCTGGAACTCCGCGCGGCCACAAGTCTGGCAAAACTGTTGAAGAAACAGAACCAGCGTGATCTGGCTCGACGTACGCTCAGCTCGGTCTATTCCAGGTTTGGACAGCACGGTGCGAACCCAGACCTCACTGATGCACGCGCTCTCCTTGGCAGCTTATCGTAA